One Nomascus leucogenys isolate Asia chromosome 22a, Asia_NLE_v1, whole genome shotgun sequence DNA segment encodes these proteins:
- the NEMP2 gene encoding nuclear envelope integral membrane protein 2, whose product MQRRQGRWWLLLWLPPLATLPVRGEAAAAAAAALSVRRCKALKEKDLIRTPESDCYCYNQNSQVEWKYIWSTMQVKITSPGLFRIVYITERHDCQYPENILSFIKCVIHNFWIPKESNEITIIINPYRETVCFSVEPVKKIFNYMIHVNRNIMDFKLFLVFVAGVFLSFYAKTLSQSPTFYYSSGTVLGVLMTLVFVLLLVKRFIPKYSTFWALMVGCWFASVYIVCQLMEDLKWLWYENRIYVLGYVLIVGFFSFVVCYKHGPLADDRSRSLLMWMLRLLSLVLVYAGVAMPQFAYAAIILLMSSWSLHYPLRAFSYMRWKMKQWFTSKELVVKYLTEDEYREQADAETNSALEELRRACRKPDFPSWLVVSRLHTPSKFADFVLGGSHLSPEEISVHEEQYGLGGAFLEEQLFNPSTA is encoded by the exons ATGCAGCGGCGCCAGGGGCGGTGGTGGCTGCTGCTCTGGCTGCCGCCCCTGGCCACACTGCCTGTGCgcggggaggcggcggcggcggcggcagccgCGTTGTCAG TTCGTAGGTGTAAAGCTTTgaaggaaaaagatttaattaGAACGCCTGAGTCAGACTGTTACTGCTACAATCAAAATTCCCAAGTGGAGTGGAAATACATATGGTCAACTATGCAG GTGAAAATTACCAGTCCAGGCCTGTTCAGAATTGTATATATCACAGAAAGACATGATTGCCAATATCCAGAAAACATTCTATCTTTTATCAAATGTGTGATTCATAACTTTTGGATACCAAAGGAATCTAACGAAATAACCATAATCATCAATCCATACAGGGAGACTGTGTGCTTCTCTGTGGAGCCTGTCAAGAAGATATTTAACTATATGATACATGTGAATCGAAATA TCATGGATTTCAAACTCTTCCTTGTGTTTGTGGCAggagtttttctttccttttatgcaAAGACCCTGAGTCA AAGCCCTACTTTCTATTACTCCTCGGGAACGGTGCTAGGTGTTCTAATGACATTAGTCTTTGTCTTGCTGTTGGTGAAAAGATTCATTCCGAAG TATAGCACCTTTTGGGCTCTAATGGTTGGTTGTTGGTTTGCCTCAGTTTATATTGTATGCCAGTTGATGGAAGATCTGAAGTGGCTGTGGTATGAGAACAGGATATATGTATTAG GCTATGTCTTGATAGTTGGATTTTTCAGCTTTGTTGTTTGTTACAAGCATGGGCCCCTTGCAGACGACAGGAGCAGAAGTCTTCTGATGTGGATGCTGCGACTCCTCTCCCTGGTTCTGGTCTATGCTGGTGTGGCCATGCCTCAGTTTGCCTatgcagccataatcctcctcaTGTCCTCCTGGAGTCTGCACTACCCACTGAGAGCATTCAGTTATATGAGGTG gaaaatgaagCAGTGGTTTACATCAAAAGAGCTGGTGGTGAAGTATCTTACAGAAGACGAGTACAGGGAGCAAGCTGATGCTGAAACGAACAGCGCTCTGGAGGAGCTACGCCGGGCCTGCCGAAAACCCGACTTCCCCTCATGGTTGGTCGTCTCCAGACTCCACACCCCTAGCAA ATTTGCAGACTTTGTTCTTGGAGGAAGCCACTTGTCACCTGAAGAAATCAGTGTGCATGAAGAGCAGTATGGCCTTGGGGGTGCCTTCTTGGAAGAGCAGCTCTTTAACCCGAGTACTGCCTGA